The Brassica napus cultivar Da-Ae chromosome C7, Da-Ae, whole genome shotgun sequence genome has a segment encoding these proteins:
- the LOC106357627 gene encoding protein ALTERED PHOSPHATE STARVATION RESPONSE 1 yields the protein MGCSHSKLDDEESVQICKDRKRFIKQAIEHRTKFASSHIAYIQSLRKVSDALHDFIEGDNYKPPHDFLQDSFVTPVKRLPPSRSRRLSSSNRSGGGGGEFITISPSSMPQKMIQDKPRTKVRASYLMANRTRPVRVEERSPETFRVESFSPPSQQYGEADGFFGMNMNMNMNTSAASSSSFWNPLSSPEQQRLSTHNIPPPSPQNSQWDFFWNPFSSLEYYGYNNSYDRGSVDNNRSGTKDDEVRGLRRVREEEGIPDLEEDDEPQPPQPVRFHTPKVVVEESKSCCKEEVKVEDVDGNDDDEDDDEFTDSGCEESENEGDEKCVGKQEQRTVEVPRVETTGSVAVEEVKNVVNVAKRETPGFTVYVNRRPTSMAEVIKDLEDQFTTICDAAKEVSGLLEASRAQYAPSSSSDHSAMKKLNPVALFRSGSSRSSSSRFLLTSSSGGSKESGSESRSDGSDESCMVSGSHQTTLDKLFAWEKKLYDEVKSGERVRRAYEKKCMQLRNQDVKGDDPFAVDKTRATIRDLDTQIKVSIHSIESISKRIETLRDQELLPQLLELVQGLTRMWQVMAESHQIQKRTLDEAKMLLAGTPVSKRHKKRQQQQPSIMPETINSQRLAQSALNLEAQLRNWRSCFEFWITSQRSYMTALSGWLLRCLRCDPDPEKVRLSSCPHPIYRVCIQWSRLLNSLNEKPVLDKLEFFASGMGSVYARQVREDPNWSGGGSRRYSGSESLDLVLADRVGEEDVVMTAEKLAEVAVKVLCHGMSVAVSSLAEFAINSADEHSKLVNQPEEAADAKPDVNSNS from the exons atgggATGTTCTCATTCGAAGCTAGACGACGAGGAATCAGTTCAGATCTGTAAAGACAGAAAACGTTTCATCAAACAAGCGATAGAACACAGAACCAAGTTCGCTTCTAGTCACATTGCTTATATACAGTCCCTTAGAAAAGTCTCTGACGCTCTCCATGACTTCATCGAAGGAGACAACTACAAGCCTCCTCACGACTTTCTTCAGGACTCATTCGTGACTCCTGTTAAGAGACTACCGCCGAGCAGAAGCCGCCGCCTTAGTAGCAGCAACAGGAGCGGCGGCGGTGGAGGTGAATTCATAACGATTTCACCATCTTCTATGCCTCAGAAAATGATTCAAGATAAGCCAAGAACGAAGGTGAGAGCGAGTTACTTGATGGCTAACAGAACCAGACCGGTTCGTGTTGAAGAGAGGTCTCCTGAAACGTTTCGTGTTGAGTCGTTCTCACCTCCAAGTCAACAATATGGAGAAGCAGATGGTTTCTTTGGGATGAATATGAATATGAACATGAACACTTctgcagcttcttcttcttcgttttggAATCCTTTGAGCTCTCCTGAGCAACAGAGGTTGAGTACTCATAACATCCCACCTCCTTCACCGCAGAACTCTCAGTGGGACTTCTTCTGGAATCCCTTCTCTTCTTTGGAGTATTATGGATATAATAATAGTTATGATAGAGGAAGTGTTGATAATAATAGGAGTGGTACTAAGGATGATGAGGTTAGAGGACTGAGACGTGTTCGTGAGGAAGAAGGGATTCCAGAtttggaagaagatgatgaacctCAACCTCCTCAGCCTGTGAGGTTTCATACTCCTAAAGTAGTAGTAGAAGAAAGTAAGAGTTGTTGCAAGGAGGAAGTTAAAGTTGAAGATGTTGATggcaatgatgatgatgaagatgatgatgagttTACTGATAGTGGCTGTGAAGAAAGTGAGAACGAGGGAGATGAGAAATGCGTTGGAAAGCAAGAACAGCGAACAGTTGAGGTGCCTAGAGTTGAAACTACAGGGAGTGTTGCTGTTGAAGAGGTGAAGAATGTAGTTAACGTTGCTAAAAGAGAGACGCCAGGCTTCACAGTCTACGTGAACAGGAGACCGACGAGCATGGCTGAGGTAATCAAAGATCTTGAAGATCAGTTCACAACTATATGCGACGCGGCTAAAGAAGTCTCGGGGCTATTGGAAGCTAGCAGAGCTCAATACGCACCATCCTCCTCTAGTGATCATAGTG CAATGAAAAAGCTGAATCCAGTAGCTTTGTTCCGCTCCGGTTCATCAAGATCTTCCTCTTCAAGATTCTTGctcacttcttcttctggtgGTTCAAAGGAGAGTGGCTCTGAGAGCAGAAGCGATGGTTCAGATGAGTCTTGCATGGTTTCAGGTAGCCACCAGACAACATTGGACAAGCTTTTCGCGTGGGAGAAGAAGCTCTACGATGAAGTTAAG TCTGGAGAGCGTGTTAGAAGAGCATACGAGAAGAAATGCATGCAGCTGAGGAATCAAGATGTTAAAGGAGATGATCCTTTTGCAGTTGATAAAACAAGAGCTACCATCAGAGACCTAGACACGCAGATAAAGGTCTCTATACACTCCATTGAATCTATCTCCAAAAGGATTGAGACTCTACGCGACCAAGAACTGTTGCCTCAGCTTCTCGAGCTTGTTCAAGG ATTGACAAGGATGTGGCAAGTGATGGCAGAGAGTCATCAAATACAGAAACGAACACTGGACGAAGCTAAAATGTTACTTGCAGGCACACCAGTCTCAAAGCGTCACAAGAagagacaacaacaacagccTTCAATAATGCCAGAGACCATCAACTCACAAAGATTAGCTCAATCTGCACTGAATCTTGAAGCTCAGCTTCGAAACTGGAGATCCTGTTTCGAGTTCTGGATCACGTCTCAAAGATCCTACATGACAGCATTATCCGGTTGGCTTCTTAGATGTCTCAGATGTGATCCTGACCCTGAGAAAGTTAGACTATCCTCATGTCCTCACCCGATATACCGAGTCTGCATCCAGTGGTCGAGGCTGCTCAACAGCTTGAACGAGAAGCCGGTTCTGGACAAACTCGAGTTCTTTGCCTCCGGGATGGGTTCAGTCTATGCAAGACAGGTTAGGGAAGATCCGAACTGGAGTGGAGGCGGGTCAAGAAGATATTCCGGGTCAGAGAGCTTGGACCTTGTGTTGGCTGAtagagtgggagaagaagatgttgtgATGACTGCTGAGAAACTTGCAGAGGTTGCTGTTAAAGTTCTCTGCCATGGGATGTCTGTTGCAGTGAGCTCACTCGCTGAGTTTGCTATCAACTCAGCTGATGAACACTCAAAGCTTGTTAACCAACCAGAGGAAGCTGCTGACGCCAAGCCGGATGTAAATTCCAATTCCTAa
- the LOC106391071 gene encoding mitochondrial outer membrane import complex protein METAXIN — MEGDQDTSGFTLVTRKPCFGLPTACPNCLPAYIYLKLAQLPFQLAFNSTFPDSDELPYFETGTYVAYNNDDGGVIEKLKKDGVVNLDSQLQSLPDYLSLKALILSWLEEALAYETWVGTEGVSAWKIYYSDLPWVISKVLFYKQTYMAKTRLGIIKENSEEREKQIYKRASDAYEALSTRLGEQKFLFEDRPSSLDAFFLSHILFTIQVLPETSVLRTKLLEHGNLVRYAEKLKLEFLEAPSSSSSPPLHSFPSSFSRKGSKPKSKSKTEKTEEEKKFKKRAKFFLAAQFLAVVIYLSVMGGVSNDELEYEDDD, encoded by the exons ATGGAAGGCGATCAAGACACATCGGGTTTCACTTTAGTCACGAGGAAGCCTTGCTTCGGTCTCCCAACAGCTTGCCCTAACTGCCTCCCCGCTTACATATACCTGAAACTAGCCCAGCTTCCTTTTCAACTCGCCTTCAATTCCACCTTCCCTGATTCAG ATGAGCTGCCTTACTTTGAAACTGGGACATATGTTGCATACAACAATGACGACGGAGGTGTGATTGAGAAGCTGAAGAAAGATGGGGTTGTCAATCTTGACTCTCAGCTTCAGTCTCTTCCTGATTATCTCTCCTTGAAGGCTCTTATCTTATCCTGGCTTGAAGAAGCGCTTGCTTATGAAACGTGGGTTGGTACCGAGGGAGTATCTGCGTGGAAGATCTACTACTCAGATCTTCCTTGGGTCATCAGCAAGGTCCTGTTTTATAAGCAGACTTACATGGCCAAGACCCGTTTAGGGATCATCAAAGAAAACTCAGAGGAAAGAGAGAAACAG ATATACAAGAGGGCTAGTGATGCATATGAAGCTTTGTCGACTAGGCTTGGCGAGCAGAAGTTTCTTTTTGAAGACAG ACCATCGAGTTTGGATGCTTTCTTTCTCTCACATATACTTTTTACAATCCAAGTGCTACCG GAAACATCAGTGCTTCGTACCAAACTTCTGGAACATGGTAATCTTGTCAGATATGCTGAGAAACTCAAGTTGGAGTTCCTTGAagctccttcttcatcttcgtcGCCTCCACTTCACTCATTCCCTTCCTCATTTTCAAGAAAGG GTTCAAAGCCAAAGAGCAAATCAAAGACAGAAAAGactgaagaagagaaaaaattcaagaaaagaGCAAAGTTCTTCCTAGCTGCTCAGTTTCTAGCAGTGGTTATTTACTTATCAGTGATGGGAGGAGTCAGTAACGATGAACTGGAGTATGAAGATGATGATTAG